One window of Atribacter laminatus genomic DNA carries:
- a CDS encoding carbohydrate ABC transporter permease, producing the protein MFSGKRVKPLTPYLLILPAVLAMLLVHFFPIIWGVMISFRDLDIFTISDWTKAPFVGLDNFRWAFSFNLQEGQNFLRSLYNIVLYGGITISLGYVIALAVAILLNQKFFGRTLVRGLVLLPYIMPDSVAYSVWRFIFQSRIGIVNQYLISLGLLKEPVVWLVGPRAMTAVIIASIWKGWPLGCLLLLAALQSVPREIKDAALSDGATPWQVFRYVTFPFLKPVSKIYILLSIIWNFHAFNQFKAMLGSSPGYYAEVPSTLILREAFQNFHFGLGAAMSMGLVVLTIVIAIVYTRLFQPGKTIEE; encoded by the coding sequence ATGTTCTCGGGAAAAAGGGTTAAGCCACTAACGCCATATCTTCTCATTTTACCAGCGGTTTTGGCAATGCTGTTGGTTCACTTTTTCCCAATTATCTGGGGGGTTATGATCAGCTTTCGTGACCTGGACATTTTCACCATTTCAGATTGGACCAAGGCTCCCTTTGTGGGTTTAGATAACTTTCGTTGGGCTTTTAGCTTCAATCTACAGGAAGGGCAGAATTTTCTCCGCTCTCTTTATAATATAGTTTTGTACGGGGGTATTACTATCAGCCTGGGTTATGTTATCGCCCTGGCTGTTGCGATTCTACTGAATCAAAAATTTTTCGGTCGAACATTAGTAAGAGGTCTGGTTCTCCTTCCCTATATTATGCCTGATTCGGTTGCCTATTCTGTTTGGCGATTCATCTTCCAAAGTCGGATCGGTATCGTCAATCAATACCTTATTTCGCTTGGTTTATTAAAAGAACCAGTTGTGTGGTTAGTGGGTCCTCGAGCTATGACTGCTGTAATTATAGCGAGTATTTGGAAGGGTTGGCCGCTAGGCTGTTTATTACTTCTTGCCGCATTGCAAAGTGTCCCACGCGAAATAAAAGACGCTGCTCTCTCTGACGGAGCGACTCCCTGGCAGGTATTCCGGTACGTAACCTTTCCGTTTTTAAAACCGGTGAGTAAAATTTATATTCTGCTCAGTATTATTTGGAACTTTCATGCATTCAATCAATTTAAAGCTATGCTGGGATCAAGCCCGGGATATTATGCCGAAGTACCCTCTACCCTCATCTTACGCGAAGCTTTTCAAAATTTTCATTTTGGTTTAGGAGCAGCCATGTCAATGGGACTAGTTGTATTGACAATAGTTATTGCCATTGTCTATACCCGCCTCTTCCAACCCGGCAAAACGATTGAGGAGTAA